In a single window of the Solea senegalensis isolate Sse05_10M linkage group LG1, IFAPA_SoseM_1, whole genome shotgun sequence genome:
- the ptmab gene encoding prothymosin alpha-B isoform X1 — protein sequence MAAACRRFCPPHVPLVKDMCQSSDLKEKKLAEETENGKDAATNGKENEENGEPEVDEEDDDEVDEEDEEDDGEGDEEDEEDDEDETEGGTKRAADEDDEDDEEDDVETKKQKTDDDD from the exons ATGGCGGCTGCGTGTCGCCGCTTTTGTCCTCCTCATGTTCCGCTTGTAAAAGACATGTGTCAAAGCTcg GacctgaaggagaagaagctgGCGGAGGAGACGGAGAACGGCAAAGATGCTGCCACCAACGGGAAG GAGAACGAGGAGAATGGTGAGCCTGAGGTGGATGAGGAAGACGACGACGAGGTGGacgaggaagatgaggaagacgACGGAGAAG gtgatgaggaggacgaagaggatGACGAAGACGAGACGGAGGGAGGGACAAAGCGAGCAGCGGACGAGGATGACGAGGACGACGAAGAG gacGACGTGGaaacaaagaagcagaaaaCTGATGACGACGATTGA
- the ptmab gene encoding prothymosin alpha-B isoform X2, whose amino-acid sequence MADTHVDSGSDISAKDLKEKKLAEETENGKDAATNGKENEENGEPEVDEEDDDEVDEEDEEDDGEGDEEDEEDDEDETEGGTKRAADEDDEDDEEDDVETKKQKTDDDD is encoded by the exons ATGGCAGACACACATGTGGACTCCGGCTCCGACATCTCTGCCAAG GacctgaaggagaagaagctgGCGGAGGAGACGGAGAACGGCAAAGATGCTGCCACCAACGGGAAG GAGAACGAGGAGAATGGTGAGCCTGAGGTGGATGAGGAAGACGACGACGAGGTGGacgaggaagatgaggaagacgACGGAGAAG gtgatgaggaggacgaagaggatGACGAAGACGAGACGGAGGGAGGGACAAAGCGAGCAGCGGACGAGGATGACGAGGACGACGAAGAG gacGACGTGGaaacaaagaagcagaaaaCTGATGACGACGATTGA